Proteins found in one Micromonospora sp. WMMD1082 genomic segment:
- a CDS encoding TerC family protein: protein MNVSGLVWAGTLVALTAVLVVDLLIIGRRPHEPSVRESSLWVAFYVGLALLFGGGLGLTAGASVAGQFYTGWLTEYSLSVDNLFVFVIIMARFGVPRQYQQKVLLIGIVLALVMRGGFIAAGAALISQFTWVFYLFGAFLIYTAINLARHGESTEEEFTENVLVRWSRRALPISRSYDGARLTVRENGRRMFTPMLIVMIAIGTTDLIFALDSIPAIFGITHEPYLVFTANVFALMGLRQLYFLLGGLLNRLIYLSYGLAVVLGFIGVKLILEALAENSLPFVNHGEHVGWAPHIPIWLSLLVILGTLAVATVASLIRSSRDRRRELTESRR from the coding sequence GTGAACGTGTCCGGACTGGTGTGGGCGGGTACCCTCGTCGCCCTGACCGCGGTCCTCGTGGTGGACCTGCTCATCATCGGCCGCCGGCCGCATGAGCCGAGCGTGCGGGAGTCGAGTCTCTGGGTCGCGTTCTACGTCGGGTTGGCGCTGCTCTTCGGCGGCGGGCTCGGGCTCACCGCGGGTGCGAGCGTGGCGGGGCAGTTCTACACCGGCTGGCTGACCGAGTACAGCCTCTCCGTGGACAACCTCTTCGTCTTCGTGATCATCATGGCCCGGTTCGGGGTGCCGCGGCAGTACCAGCAGAAGGTGCTGCTCATCGGCATCGTCCTCGCGCTCGTCATGCGGGGCGGGTTCATCGCCGCAGGCGCGGCGTTGATCTCGCAGTTCACCTGGGTCTTCTACCTCTTCGGCGCCTTCCTGATCTACACCGCGATCAACCTGGCCCGGCACGGTGAGTCGACCGAGGAGGAGTTCACCGAGAACGTCCTCGTCCGCTGGAGCCGGCGGGCGCTGCCGATCTCCCGGAGCTACGACGGTGCCCGGCTGACCGTGCGGGAGAACGGCCGGCGGATGTTCACCCCGATGCTCATCGTCATGATCGCCATCGGCACGACAGACCTGATCTTCGCTCTCGACTCGATTCCGGCGATCTTCGGCATCACCCACGAGCCGTACCTCGTCTTCACCGCCAACGTGTTCGCGCTGATGGGACTGCGACAGCTCTACTTCCTGCTCGGTGGGCTGCTGAACCGGTTGATCTATCTGAGTTACGGGCTCGCGGTGGTGCTCGGGTTCATCGGGGTGAAACTGATCCTGGAGGCGCTGGCGGAGAACAGCCTGCCGTTCGTCAACCACGGCGAGCACGTCGGCTGGGCGCCGCACATCCCGATCTGGCTGTCGCTGCTGGTCATCCTGGGCACCCTGGCGGTGGCCACGGTGGCGAGCCTGATCAGGTCGTCCCGGGACCGGCGGCGCGAGCTGACCGAATCCCGCCGCTGA
- a CDS encoding NlpC/P60 family protein, producing MDVRQGAEAVVGVAIAALWRSPDAVRPVDAPALGSPADVGAWVAGMDADQQVGDGVLSQLLLGERVLVTEVRPDGWAHVVAVEQPSALDPRGYPGWLPTSQLTPAGVDTDATPRVVVDATVTALHAEADGPVALPGVVLGTRLTPAGHPVDGWHPVHAPGHTRPLWLPAAHVVSVPTAAPTPEQVLTVATRLVGVGYLWGGLSAYGIDCSGLVHLVWRRLGVPVPRDASDQASAAHRVPLGSERAGDLYSFARPGSRIHHIGIVTAAAPDPTERRMLHACYRRRRVLEEPLTTERTATLVGAHRI from the coding sequence GTGGATGTGCGGCAGGGTGCGGAAGCGGTGGTCGGGGTCGCCATCGCCGCCCTGTGGAGATCCCCCGACGCGGTCCGACCGGTGGACGCCCCGGCGCTCGGCTCACCCGCCGACGTCGGGGCGTGGGTCGCCGGCATGGACGCCGACCAGCAGGTCGGTGACGGCGTACTGAGCCAGCTGCTGCTCGGCGAGCGGGTGCTGGTCACCGAGGTCCGCCCCGACGGCTGGGCGCACGTGGTGGCGGTCGAGCAACCGTCGGCCCTCGACCCGCGCGGCTACCCGGGCTGGCTGCCCACGTCCCAGCTGACCCCGGCCGGTGTCGACACCGACGCCACGCCACGGGTGGTCGTCGACGCCACCGTCACCGCCCTGCACGCCGAGGCCGACGGCCCGGTCGCCCTGCCCGGGGTCGTCCTCGGCACCCGGCTGACCCCGGCCGGCCACCCGGTCGACGGATGGCACCCGGTCCACGCTCCCGGACACACCAGGCCACTGTGGCTGCCGGCGGCGCACGTGGTGTCCGTGCCGACCGCCGCACCCACCCCGGAGCAGGTGCTGACCGTGGCGACCCGCCTGGTCGGCGTCGGCTATCTGTGGGGTGGGTTGTCCGCGTACGGGATCGACTGCTCGGGGCTGGTGCACCTGGTGTGGCGGCGGCTCGGCGTGCCGGTCCCCCGGGACGCCAGCGACCAGGCCAGCGCCGCCCACCGGGTGCCGCTGGGCTCGGAGCGCGCCGGCGACCTGTACAGCTTCGCCCGGCCGGGCAGCCGGATCCACCACATCGGCATCGTCACCGCCGCCGCGCCGGATCCCACCGAACGGCGCATGCTGCACGCCTGCTACCGGCGTCGGCGGGTGCTGGAGGAGCCGCTGACCACCGAGCGCACCGCCACCCTGGTCGGCGCCCACCGCATCTGA
- a CDS encoding dipeptide epimerase, whose product MTIVAVRTHRLTAPLHTPFVTALRRATTVDTLVVEVVDADGRSGFGEAPQVWQVTGASVAGAEACVRELLGPTLTGRNPDDLTARCAEVRRSVAGNEAARCAVDVALHDLAARRLGVPLVRLLGGTRLRVPTDVTVAAGDPAEIAAAARRRHAEGFGVLKLKVGTDAAGDLDRVRAVRGAVGGGVRIRLDANQGWTPREAVRVIRGIEDAGLGVELVEQPVDRRDLDGMAWVSERVQIPILADESVFDLRDLVEVIRRRAADLVNVKLAKCGGLSTARTLLEVAAAYGVGTVVGSMMETQVGVGAAASLVAAHPATGTADLDAAWWLARSPVVGGIRYDAASIVLPDAPGLGIASVSEVKIQDKD is encoded by the coding sequence ATGACGATCGTCGCGGTACGCACCCACCGCCTGACCGCTCCCCTGCACACCCCGTTCGTCACCGCCCTGCGCCGCGCCACCACGGTGGACACGCTGGTCGTGGAGGTGGTCGACGCGGACGGCCGCTCCGGTTTCGGCGAGGCGCCGCAGGTGTGGCAGGTGACCGGCGCCTCGGTGGCCGGTGCCGAGGCGTGCGTACGCGAACTGCTCGGCCCCACGCTGACCGGCCGGAATCCGGACGACCTGACGGCCCGGTGCGCCGAGGTGCGGCGGTCGGTCGCCGGCAACGAGGCCGCCCGGTGCGCGGTCGACGTGGCCCTGCACGACCTGGCCGCCCGGCGGCTCGGCGTACCGCTGGTCCGGCTGCTCGGTGGCACCCGCCTGCGGGTGCCCACGGACGTCACGGTGGCCGCCGGAGACCCGGCGGAGATCGCGGCGGCGGCCCGGCGGCGGCACGCCGAGGGTTTCGGGGTGCTCAAACTGAAGGTCGGCACGGACGCCGCCGGCGACCTGGACCGGGTCCGCGCGGTGCGCGGCGCGGTCGGCGGCGGGGTGCGCATCCGGCTGGACGCGAACCAGGGCTGGACCCCGCGCGAGGCGGTCCGGGTCATCCGCGGCATCGAGGACGCCGGCCTCGGCGTCGAGCTGGTCGAGCAGCCGGTCGACCGGCGGGACCTGGACGGGATGGCCTGGGTGAGCGAGCGGGTGCAGATCCCGATCCTCGCCGACGAGTCGGTCTTCGATCTGCGGGACCTGGTGGAGGTGATCCGCCGCCGGGCGGCGGACCTGGTCAACGTGAAGCTGGCCAAGTGCGGCGGCCTGTCCACCGCGCGGACCCTGCTGGAGGTCGCCGCCGCGTACGGCGTAGGCACCGTGGTCGGCTCGATGATGGAGACTCAGGTGGGCGTCGGCGCCGCCGCCAGCCTGGTCGCCGCCCACCCCGCGACGGGAACCGCCGACCTCGACGCGGCCTGGTGGCTGGCCCGCTCGCCGGTCGTCGGCGGCATCCGGTACGACGCGGCGAGCATCGTCCTGCCGGACGCGCCCGGCCTCGGCATCGCCTCGGTCTCTGAAGTAAAGATTCAGGACAAGGATTGA
- a CDS encoding serine hydrolase: MTPDDLDAFPGTVSVYAGPLDAPPAWTRHAEATHYAASTMKLAVLAALHHAADTGRLDPDAPVEVVNRFTSARPDAPPFSCAREYDNDAAVWERLGRRETLRWLAERMIVRSSNFATNLVLEHVGRPAVAQVWERAGARHSVTARGIEDFAAREAGITNLVTAADLAALLGAVATGAHRPGPIASPAACAAMLDVLCAQQIRQDVAEGLPAGTRLAHKNGWVRGVRHGAAVVFPDDADAYLLVVCTTIDDEQIGGPTDTDARQLAADISAQVWQARHDLSTLTSHP; this comes from the coding sequence GTGACGCCGGACGACCTGGACGCCTTCCCCGGCACGGTCTCGGTGTACGCGGGACCGCTCGACGCCCCGCCCGCCTGGACCCGGCACGCCGAGGCCACCCACTACGCGGCGAGCACGATGAAGCTGGCCGTGCTCGCCGCGCTGCACCACGCCGCCGACACCGGTCGCCTCGACCCGGACGCCCCGGTCGAGGTCGTCAACCGGTTCACCTCTGCCCGGCCGGACGCGCCGCCGTTCTCCTGCGCCCGCGAGTACGACAACGACGCCGCCGTGTGGGAGCGGCTCGGCCGGCGGGAGACCCTGCGCTGGCTCGCCGAGCGGATGATCGTCCGCTCCAGCAATTTCGCCACCAACCTGGTCCTCGAACACGTCGGCCGGCCCGCCGTGGCACAGGTCTGGGAGCGGGCCGGCGCCCGGCACAGCGTCACCGCACGCGGTATCGAGGACTTCGCCGCCCGCGAGGCGGGGATCACCAACCTGGTCACCGCCGCCGACCTGGCCGCCCTGCTCGGCGCCGTCGCCACCGGCGCCCACCGCCCCGGCCCGATCGCCTCGCCCGCCGCCTGCGCCGCGATGCTCGACGTCCTCTGCGCCCAGCAGATCCGCCAGGACGTCGCCGAGGGGCTGCCCGCCGGCACCCGGCTCGCCCACAAGAACGGCTGGGTACGCGGCGTACGGCACGGCGCGGCGGTGGTCTTCCCCGACGACGCCGACGCGTACCTGCTCGTCGTCTGCACCACCATCGACGACGAGCAGATCGGCGGCCCGACCGACACCGACGCCCGCCAACTCGCGGCCGACATCTCCGCCCAGGTCTGGCAGGCCCGCCACGATCTCAGCACCCTCACGTCCCATCCTTAG
- the typA gene encoding translational GTPase TypA gives MQLRTDLRNVAIIAHVDHGKTTLVDAMLRQAGAYGARGEVTERVMDSMDLEREKGITILAKNTGVRYLPADGSDPVTINIIDTPGHADFGGEVERGLTMVDGVVLLVDASEGPLPQTRFVLRKALKARMPIILVINKVDRPDARIKEVVDDTYELFLDLDADEEQIDFPIVYACARDGIASLTQPADGSVPDDSQSLEPLFRTLLDTIPPPAYDESAPLQAHVTNLDASPFLGRLALCRVRQGTIAKGQSVAWCRTDGSTQRVRISELLMTEGLERKPADSAGPGDIIAVAGIPEIMIGETLADAENPIPLPLITVDEPAISMTIGTNNSPLVGRVKGAKVTARMVKDRLDKELVGNVSLRVLPTERPDAWEVQGRGELALAILVEQMRRESFELTVGKPQVVTREIDGRTCEPVERLTIDAPDEYLGAITQLLATRKGRMEQLVNHGTGWIRMEWLVPARGLIGFRTEFLTETRGTGILHHVFESYEPWFGELRTRNNGSLVADRAGSVTAFAMTNLQERGQLFVEPGTEVYEGMIVGENSRSDDMDVNITKEKKLTNMRSSTADETEKLIPPRKLSLEQALEFCREDECVEVTPAAVRIRKVVLDQTQRARTAARRKHAG, from the coding sequence ATGCAGCTGCGCACCGACCTCCGCAACGTCGCCATCATCGCTCACGTCGACCACGGCAAGACCACCCTGGTCGACGCCATGCTGCGGCAGGCCGGCGCCTATGGCGCCCGGGGCGAGGTGACCGAGCGGGTGATGGACTCGATGGACCTCGAACGGGAGAAGGGCATCACCATCCTGGCCAAGAACACCGGCGTGCGCTACCTGCCGGCGGACGGCTCGGACCCGGTCACCATCAACATCATCGACACCCCCGGCCACGCCGACTTCGGCGGCGAGGTCGAGCGCGGCCTGACCATGGTCGACGGCGTGGTGCTGCTGGTCGACGCCAGCGAGGGGCCGCTGCCGCAGACCCGGTTCGTGCTCCGCAAGGCCCTCAAGGCCCGGATGCCGATCATCCTGGTGATCAACAAGGTGGACCGTCCCGACGCCCGGATCAAGGAGGTCGTCGACGACACCTACGAGCTCTTCCTCGACCTCGACGCCGACGAGGAGCAGATCGACTTCCCGATCGTCTACGCCTGCGCCCGCGACGGCATCGCCTCGCTGACCCAGCCCGCCGACGGGTCGGTCCCGGACGACAGCCAGAGCCTGGAGCCGCTGTTCCGCACCCTGCTGGACACCATCCCGCCGCCCGCGTACGACGAGAGCGCCCCGCTCCAGGCGCACGTCACCAACCTCGACGCCTCCCCCTTCCTCGGCCGGCTCGCGCTGTGCCGGGTGCGCCAGGGCACCATCGCCAAGGGCCAGTCGGTGGCCTGGTGCCGCACCGACGGCAGCACCCAGCGGGTCCGCATCTCCGAGCTGTTGATGACCGAGGGCCTGGAGCGCAAGCCCGCCGACAGCGCGGGGCCGGGCGACATCATCGCCGTCGCCGGCATCCCCGAGATCATGATCGGTGAGACCCTCGCCGACGCGGAGAACCCGATCCCGCTGCCCCTGATCACCGTGGACGAGCCGGCGATCTCGATGACCATCGGCACCAACAACTCCCCGCTGGTCGGCCGGGTCAAGGGTGCCAAGGTCACCGCCCGGATGGTCAAGGACCGGCTCGACAAGGAACTGGTCGGCAACGTCTCGCTGCGGGTGCTGCCCACCGAGCGTCCCGACGCCTGGGAGGTGCAGGGCCGCGGCGAGCTGGCCCTGGCCATCCTGGTCGAGCAGATGCGCCGCGAGTCCTTCGAGCTCACCGTCGGCAAGCCGCAGGTGGTCACCCGGGAGATCGACGGGCGGACCTGCGAGCCGGTGGAGCGCCTCACCATCGACGCGCCCGACGAGTACCTCGGCGCGATCACCCAGCTGCTGGCCACCCGCAAGGGCCGGATGGAGCAGCTGGTCAACCACGGCACCGGCTGGATCCGGATGGAGTGGCTGGTCCCGGCGCGCGGTCTGATCGGCTTCCGCACCGAGTTCCTCACCGAGACCCGGGGCACCGGCATCCTGCACCACGTCTTCGAGTCGTACGAGCCGTGGTTCGGCGAGCTGCGCACCCGCAACAACGGCTCGCTGGTCGCCGACCGCGCCGGCAGCGTCACCGCGTTCGCGATGACCAACCTCCAGGAGCGCGGCCAGCTCTTCGTCGAGCCCGGCACCGAGGTGTACGAGGGCATGATCGTCGGGGAGAACTCCCGCTCCGACGACATGGACGTCAACATCACCAAGGAGAAGAAGCTCACCAACATGCGCTCCTCCACGGCCGACGAGACCGAGAAGCTGATCCCGCCGCGGAAGCTGTCGCTGGAGCAGGCCCTGGAGTTCTGCCGCGAGGACGAGTGCGTCGAGGTCACCCCGGCCGCCGTACGCATCCGCAAGGTCGTGCTCGACCAGACCCAGCGGGCCCGCACCGCCGCCCGCCGCAAGCACGCCGGCTGA
- a CDS encoding DedA family protein yields the protein MHDLLNSLQNLPPSLIYLVAALVVAAETALIIGLVAPAEATLLLVGFLTYTGTLRLGPALLVMIIAAVAGDAVAFRAGRRYGPRLRASRWGARVGPHRWARADAMLVRMGGRGVLTARWVAFVRTLVPRLAGASGMPYRRFAPWNLAGVITWAGSSVLVGHLAGESYETVSRLLGRATGAVLVLVAALVAVVLTGRWLGRNPDPARALLARAAGVPPVRWLSARYGLLFFLLSLRLGPAWALLANLAAGVLLLFAVGLAIAWTLRAVVRHSGLSLVDGAIASWFAARRTPDAVEATQAAVAVLRGSSLIAVVAVVALIQAWRHRPWRADLLSVVGTIGAFVPLVVLAAVADLAAGGRVVLFSTQNAVVTASLCTLAWLLSRGARWPVAVAAWTVAAAGVVAIGGARLYLGLSTASGTVGAVLLGAAWTAVFMVAWATRDRAVAAGGAATR from the coding sequence GTGCACGATCTGCTGAACTCGCTACAGAACCTGCCGCCGTCGCTGATCTATCTGGTGGCGGCGCTGGTCGTCGCCGCCGAGACGGCGTTGATCATCGGGCTGGTGGCGCCCGCGGAGGCCACCCTGCTGCTGGTGGGCTTCCTCACGTACACCGGCACGCTGCGGCTCGGCCCGGCGCTGCTGGTGATGATCATCGCCGCCGTGGCGGGGGACGCGGTGGCGTTCCGCGCCGGCCGGCGGTACGGTCCGCGGCTGCGGGCCAGCCGCTGGGGCGCCCGGGTGGGGCCGCACCGGTGGGCCCGTGCCGACGCGATGCTCGTGCGGATGGGCGGCCGTGGCGTGCTGACCGCCCGGTGGGTCGCCTTCGTCCGTACGCTGGTGCCCCGGCTCGCCGGGGCGTCCGGCATGCCGTACCGGCGGTTCGCGCCGTGGAACCTGGCCGGGGTGATCACCTGGGCCGGCAGTTCCGTGCTGGTCGGGCACCTGGCCGGCGAGTCGTACGAGACGGTGTCCCGGCTGCTCGGTCGGGCGACCGGAGCGGTGCTGGTCCTGGTGGCCGCGCTGGTTGCGGTGGTGCTGACCGGCCGGTGGCTGGGGCGCAACCCGGACCCGGCGCGGGCGTTGCTGGCCCGGGCCGCCGGTGTGCCGCCGGTGCGCTGGCTGTCGGCCCGGTACGGGCTGCTGTTCTTCCTGCTCAGCCTCCGCCTCGGGCCGGCCTGGGCGTTGCTGGCGAACCTGGCGGCCGGGGTGCTGCTGCTGTTCGCCGTCGGGTTGGCCATCGCGTGGACGCTGCGGGCAGTGGTCCGGCACAGCGGGCTGTCCCTGGTCGACGGGGCGATCGCGAGCTGGTTCGCGGCCCGGCGTACGCCCGACGCGGTGGAGGCGACGCAGGCGGCGGTGGCGGTGCTGCGCGGCTCGTCGCTGATCGCGGTGGTGGCGGTGGTGGCCCTGATCCAGGCGTGGCGGCACCGGCCGTGGCGAGCCGACCTGCTCAGCGTCGTCGGCACGATCGGCGCGTTCGTGCCGCTGGTGGTGCTGGCGGCGGTGGCCGACCTGGCGGCCGGGGGCCGGGTGGTGCTGTTCTCCACCCAGAACGCGGTGGTGACCGCCAGCCTGTGCACGCTGGCCTGGCTGCTGTCGCGGGGCGCGCGGTGGCCGGTCGCGGTGGCCGCCTGGACCGTCGCGGCGGCCGGCGTGGTCGCCATCGGCGGTGCGCGGCTCTACCTCGGACTGAGCACGGCCAGCGGCACCGTGGGCGCGGTGCTGCTCGGTGCCGCCTGGACGGCGGTGTTCATGGTCGCCTGGGCCACCCGGGACCGCGCGGTGGCCGCCGGCGGCGCGGCGACGCGATGA
- a CDS encoding transglycosylase SLT domain-containing protein, which translates to MGRSVTRWGVAVIAGMLLLTGGGCARVDAPARELPAPVALPEELPEVTVEPSGSPVPDDLIATPVAVESMGAAPKATPSASATPEPAPSSAKPSPKPKRTAPTAPRAVPKPPTETKVPPAPPKPAPSGCQPSYRGDQASRAQAKAALTDAAGRTYWPTSAPDIRIPLSLIKATAWQESGWQSNIVACDGGIGLMQVMPDTATWMNQRFGQSYDVWDYRDNAYLGGTYLAWLTKYIGDMYFDADYRLDADLCTTGELNSCLLNAVIAAYNYGHGAVAREGQPLAIPNASYVRNVRALMTECVCLGF; encoded by the coding sequence ATGGGGCGCAGCGTCACGCGGTGGGGCGTCGCGGTGATCGCCGGGATGCTGCTGCTGACCGGCGGCGGATGCGCCAGAGTGGACGCTCCGGCGCGGGAGCTGCCCGCCCCGGTCGCGCTCCCGGAGGAGCTGCCGGAGGTGACCGTGGAGCCGAGCGGGTCGCCCGTGCCGGATGACCTGATCGCGACGCCGGTGGCGGTGGAATCGATGGGTGCCGCGCCGAAGGCCACCCCGAGCGCCAGCGCGACGCCGGAGCCGGCACCGTCGTCGGCGAAGCCGAGCCCGAAGCCCAAGCGCACCGCACCGACCGCCCCGCGGGCGGTGCCGAAGCCGCCGACCGAGACCAAGGTGCCACCGGCCCCGCCGAAGCCGGCGCCGAGCGGCTGTCAGCCCAGCTACCGGGGCGACCAGGCCAGCCGTGCGCAGGCCAAGGCGGCGCTGACCGACGCGGCCGGGCGGACGTACTGGCCGACGTCGGCACCGGACATCCGCATCCCGCTGAGCCTGATCAAGGCGACGGCGTGGCAGGAGAGCGGGTGGCAGTCCAACATCGTCGCCTGTGACGGGGGCATCGGCCTGATGCAGGTGATGCCGGACACCGCGACCTGGATGAACCAGCGCTTCGGGCAGAGCTACGACGTGTGGGACTACCGGGACAACGCCTACCTCGGCGGCACCTACCTGGCCTGGCTCACCAAGTACATCGGCGACATGTACTTCGACGCCGACTACCGGCTCGACGCCGACCTGTGCACCACCGGGGAACTGAACTCCTGCCTGCTCAACGCGGTCATCGCGGCGTACAACTACGGTCATGGGGCGGTGGCCCGGGAGGGGCAGCCGCTGGCCATCCCCAACGCGAGCTACGTGCGCAACGTCCGGGCACTGATGACGGAGTGTGTCTGCCTCGGGTTCTGA
- a CDS encoding CocE/NonD family hydrolase: protein MLDGLASGLAAAALRLPPARTRRIAVTRDIALRVRDGVVLRTDHYAPDLPGAPTVLIRTPYGRGGPMRLLCRLAAERGFHVVIQSCRGTGGSDGSFDPFVHERDDGLDTLDWLRRQRWWSGAFGMFGASYQGFVQWALAADAGPELRAMVAVATASTTRDSTYAGESFALDTVLTWVELLQAQTVPWLARQWELKRGQPRLIAALAHLPLVEADRVATGATVPFFQEWLRHHTPQADYWRSRVFDDRLHLVRAPVAMVSGWHDIFLPAQLRDYAALRARGARPRLVVGPWTHGSPGLFVAALREGLCWLDAHLSTDGRDADADADTGTGTDADTDADGPAARVGAVAEAPVRVHVGGDGGGWRDLPDWPPPATATRWFLHPGAGLRTSAPVPSPPDGFWYDPTDPTPSLGGPLLVAQRAGPVDNRPVEARPDVLTWTSEPLAAGVEVIGPVRAEIHLRSELRHLDVFVRLCDVDHRGRSWNICDGLVRLDPERFPADATGAVAVPVELWPAAHRFAPGHRLRLQISGGAHPRYARNPGTGEPLGAAVTLRGGYREIMHDPDHPSAVVLPVVHSVSQPVPS from the coding sequence TTGCTGGACGGTCTGGCGTCCGGACTCGCCGCCGCCGCGCTGCGGCTGCCCCCGGCGCGTACCCGACGGATCGCCGTCACCCGGGACATCGCGCTGCGGGTCCGCGACGGGGTGGTCCTGCGGACCGACCACTACGCCCCCGACCTGCCCGGCGCGCCCACCGTCCTGATCCGCACCCCCTACGGCCGGGGCGGGCCGATGCGGCTGCTCTGCCGGCTCGCGGCCGAGCGCGGGTTCCACGTGGTCATCCAGTCCTGCCGGGGCACCGGTGGCTCGGACGGCTCGTTCGATCCGTTCGTGCACGAGCGCGACGACGGGCTGGACACCCTCGACTGGCTGCGCCGGCAGCGCTGGTGGAGCGGCGCGTTCGGCATGTTCGGCGCCAGCTACCAGGGCTTCGTACAGTGGGCCCTGGCGGCGGACGCGGGCCCGGAGCTGCGGGCGATGGTCGCGGTGGCGACCGCCTCGACCACCCGCGACTCCACCTACGCGGGGGAGTCGTTCGCCCTGGACACGGTGCTGACCTGGGTGGAGCTGCTGCAGGCGCAGACCGTGCCGTGGCTGGCCCGGCAGTGGGAACTCAAGCGGGGGCAGCCGCGGCTGATCGCCGCCCTGGCACACCTGCCGCTGGTCGAGGCCGACCGGGTCGCCACCGGGGCGACCGTGCCGTTCTTCCAGGAGTGGCTGCGTCACCACACACCACAGGCCGACTACTGGCGCAGTCGGGTCTTCGACGACCGGCTGCACCTGGTGCGGGCGCCGGTGGCGATGGTCAGCGGCTGGCACGACATCTTCCTGCCGGCCCAACTGCGCGACTACGCGGCGCTGCGCGCCCGCGGGGCCCGGCCGCGGCTGGTCGTCGGGCCGTGGACGCACGGCAGCCCGGGGCTGTTCGTGGCCGCGCTGCGGGAGGGGCTGTGCTGGCTCGACGCACACCTGTCCACCGATGGTCGGGACGCCGACGCCGACGCCGACACGGGCACGGGCACCGACGCGGACACCGACGCCGATGGTCCGGCCGCCCGGGTTGGCGCCGTGGCGGAGGCCCCGGTGCGGGTGCATGTCGGCGGCGACGGTGGGGGCTGGCGTGACCTGCCCGACTGGCCCCCACCCGCCACCGCCACCCGGTGGTTCCTGCACCCGGGCGCCGGGTTGCGCACCTCGGCGCCGGTGCCGTCACCGCCGGACGGGTTCTGGTACGACCCGACCGACCCGACCCCCTCGCTGGGCGGTCCGCTGCTGGTGGCCCAGCGCGCCGGGCCGGTCGACAACCGTCCGGTCGAGGCCCGCCCCGACGTGCTGACCTGGACCAGTGAGCCGCTCGCCGCCGGGGTCGAGGTGATCGGCCCGGTGCGAGCGGAGATCCACCTGCGCAGCGAGCTGCGCCATCTGGATGTCTTCGTGCGACTGTGCGACGTGGACCACCGGGGTCGCTCCTGGAACATCTGCGACGGGCTGGTCCGGCTCGACCCGGAGCGGTTTCCCGCCGACGCCACGGGCGCCGTCGCGGTGCCGGTGGAACTGTGGCCCGCCGCCCACCGGTTCGCCCCCGGGCACCGGCTGCGGTTGCAGATCTCCGGCGGTGCCCACCCGCGGTACGCCCGCAACCCCGGCACCGGTGAGCCGCTCGGCGCGGCCGTCACACTCCGTGGTGGATACCGGGAGATCATGCATGATCCGGATCATCCGTCCGCAGTGGTCCTACCGGTCGTCCACTCTGTCTCTCAGCCTGTTCCAAGCTGA
- a CDS encoding aldo/keto reductase yields MRTTSLGGLKVSRIGFGAMGMSAFYTGAGRNEEEAIRTIHRALDLGVNHVDTAEVYGPYVNEELVGRALKGRRDHVVLATKFGLISHNGRPGMDSTPANVRVAVEGSLRRLGTDVIDLYYQHRVDPDTPIEATMSTLADLVAEGKIRQIGLSEAGPSTIRRAHAIHPIAAVQTEYSLWTRDPEAEILPLLRELRIGLVPYSPLGHGFLTGTIRSLKGLDAHDWRRTNPRFTGGNLERNLRIVDEVHAVATEAEATPAQIALAWLLGQGEGIAPIPGTTRVERVEENVAADGIQLTSDQFARLNALPVPSGERHREPDMETIDR; encoded by the coding sequence ATGAGAACCACGTCACTCGGCGGGCTCAAGGTCTCGCGCATCGGGTTCGGGGCTATGGGAATGTCGGCGTTCTACACCGGCGCGGGACGGAACGAGGAGGAGGCGATCCGCACGATCCATCGCGCGCTCGACCTCGGCGTCAATCACGTCGACACGGCCGAGGTCTACGGTCCGTATGTCAACGAGGAACTCGTGGGCAGGGCTCTGAAAGGACGTCGCGATCACGTCGTCCTCGCCACCAAGTTCGGTCTCATCTCGCACAATGGCCGACCCGGGATGGACAGCACCCCGGCCAATGTCCGCGTGGCCGTGGAGGGGTCTCTCCGGCGTCTCGGCACGGATGTCATCGATCTCTACTATCAGCACCGAGTGGATCCTGATACGCCCATCGAGGCGACGATGAGCACCCTGGCCGATCTCGTGGCCGAGGGCAAGATCCGTCAGATCGGCCTCTCCGAGGCGGGACCGTCGACGATTCGACGCGCCCACGCGATTCACCCGATCGCCGCCGTGCAGACCGAGTACTCATTGTGGACTCGTGACCCCGAGGCGGAGATTCTGCCGTTGCTTCGCGAGCTGCGGATTGGTCTCGTCCCCTACTCGCCGCTCGGACACGGCTTCCTCACCGGCACCATCCGGTCCCTGAAGGGCTTGGACGCGCATGATTGGCGCCGCACGAATCCCCGCTTCACGGGCGGCAATCTCGAACGCAATCTCCGAATCGTCGACGAGGTGCACGCCGTGGCAACCGAGGCGGAGGCCACGCCCGCGCAGATCGCGCTGGCGTGGCTGCTCGGCCAGGGCGAGGGCATCGCTCCCATCCCCGGCACGACGAGAGTCGAACGAGTGGAGGAGAACGTGGCTGCCGACGGCATCCAGCTCACCTCCGATCAGTTCGCGCGGCTGAACGCACTGCCCGTGCCGTCCGGCGAGCGTCACCGCGAGCCCGACATGGAGACGATCGATCGCTAG